Proteins found in one Ovis aries strain OAR_USU_Benz2616 breed Rambouillet chromosome 19, ARS-UI_Ramb_v3.0, whole genome shotgun sequence genomic segment:
- the ACKR2 gene encoding atypical chemokine receptor 2 isoform X2, with the protein MNVGLQAPWQQNLHYVSTHSTWWYPAHGKCWLNDSRLFLCRELQDWVRPPAMAATAAPLPPTTKVAGSENSSSFYDYEYYLEDMIFVLCRKDEVLSFGRVFLPVFYSLIFVLGLVGNLLLLAVLLRFVPRRRMTETYLLNLAISNLLFVVTLPFWGISVVWHWVFGSFLCKVVSTLYTMNFYSGIFFISCMSLDKYLEIVCALPYHRLRTRAKSLLLAATVWAVALAVSVPDMVFVRTHENSPGVWECYADFGGHGTIWKLFLRFQQNLLGFLLPLLAMIFFYSRIGSVLVRLRPPGQSRALRMTVALVVAFFVLWFPYNLTLFLHSLLDLQVFGDCRVSQHLDYALQVTESIAFLHCCFTPVLYTFSSHRFRQYLKAFLAAVLRRQQALPSSYSESSGLTSQEDVMGMSDLGERQAESSPRQGSDLKQTAET; encoded by the coding sequence AGCTCCAGGACTGGGTGCGTCCTCCTGCCATGGCCGCCACCGCCGCCCCTCTGCCGCCCACCACCAAGGTGGCCGGTTCTGAGAACAGCAGCTCCTTCTATGACTATGAGTACTACCTGGAGGACATGATCTTCGTGCTGTGTAGGAAGGACGAGGTGCTGTCATTTGGCAGGGTCTTTCTACCTGTCTTCTACAGCCTGATCTTTGTGCTGGGCCTGGTTGGAAACCTCCTCCTCCTAGCGGTCTTGCTCCGGTTCGTGCCTCGAAGACGGATGACCGAGACCTATCTGCTGAACCTGGCCATCTCCAACCTCCTGTTTGTGGTGACACTGCCCTTCTGGGGCATCTCTGTGGTGTGGCATTGGGTCTTTGGGAGCTTCTTATGCAAGGTGGTGAGCACCCTCTATACCATGAACTTCTACAGCGGCATCTTCTTCATCAGCTGCATGAGCCTGGACAAGTACCTAGAGATTGTCTGCGCTCTGCCCTACCACCGACTGAGGACCCGAGCCAAGAGCCTGCTGCTGGCAGCCACTGTGTGGGCAGTGGCCCTGGCTGTCTCCGTTCCTGACATGGTCTTTGTGAGGACACATGAAAACTCCCCTGGAGTGTGGGAGTGCTATGCGGATTTTGGGGGACATGGGACCATCTGGAAGCTCTTCCTCCGCTTCCAGCAGAACCTCCTGGggttcctcctccccctcctcgcCATGATCTTCTTCTACTCCCGCATTGGCTCTGTGCTGGTGAGGCTGAGGCCCCCGGGCCAGAGCCGGGCCCTGAGGATGACCGTAGCTCTGGTGGTGGCTTTCTTTGTGCTGTGGTTCCCGTACAATCTCACCTTGTTTCTGCACTCGCTGCTGGACCTGCAAGTCTTTGGGGACTGCAGGGTCAGCCAGCACCTGGACTATGCGCTGCAGGTGACGGAGAGCATCGCCTTCCTGCACTGCTGCTTCACCCCCGTCCTCTACACCTTCTCCAGCCACCGCTTCCGCCAGTACCTCAAGGCTTTCCTGGCCGCTGTGCTCAGAAGGCAACAGGCCCTGCCGTCCAGCTATTCTGAGAGTAGCGGGCTCACTTCCCAGGAAGATGTAATGGGCATGAGTGACCTCGGGGAGAGGCAGGCTGAGAGCTCCCCCCGACAAGGCTCTGATCTCAAGCAGACTGCTGAGACTTGA
- the ACKR2 gene encoding atypical chemokine receptor 2 isoform X1, which translates to MAATAAPLPPTTKVAGSENSSSFYDYEYYLEDMIFVLCRKDEVLSFGRVFLPVFYSLIFVLGLVGNLLLLAVLLRFVPRRRMTETYLLNLAISNLLFVVTLPFWGISVVWHWVFGSFLCKVVSTLYTMNFYSGIFFISCMSLDKYLEIVCALPYHRLRTRAKSLLLAATVWAVALAVSVPDMVFVRTHENSPGVWECYADFGGHGTIWKLFLRFQQNLLGFLLPLLAMIFFYSRIGSVLVRLRPPGQSRALRMTVALVVAFFVLWFPYNLTLFLHSLLDLQVFGDCRVSQHLDYALQVTESIAFLHCCFTPVLYTFSSHRFRQYLKAFLAAVLRRQQALPSSYSESSGLTSQEDVMGMSDLGERQAESSPRQGSDLKQTAET; encoded by the coding sequence ATGGCCGCCACCGCCGCCCCTCTGCCGCCCACCACCAAGGTGGCCGGTTCTGAGAACAGCAGCTCCTTCTATGACTATGAGTACTACCTGGAGGACATGATCTTCGTGCTGTGTAGGAAGGACGAGGTGCTGTCATTTGGCAGGGTCTTTCTACCTGTCTTCTACAGCCTGATCTTTGTGCTGGGCCTGGTTGGAAACCTCCTCCTCCTAGCGGTCTTGCTCCGGTTCGTGCCTCGAAGACGGATGACCGAGACCTATCTGCTGAACCTGGCCATCTCCAACCTCCTGTTTGTGGTGACACTGCCCTTCTGGGGCATCTCTGTGGTGTGGCATTGGGTCTTTGGGAGCTTCTTATGCAAGGTGGTGAGCACCCTCTATACCATGAACTTCTACAGCGGCATCTTCTTCATCAGCTGCATGAGCCTGGACAAGTACCTAGAGATTGTCTGCGCTCTGCCCTACCACCGACTGAGGACCCGAGCCAAGAGCCTGCTGCTGGCAGCCACTGTGTGGGCAGTGGCCCTGGCTGTCTCCGTTCCTGACATGGTCTTTGTGAGGACACATGAAAACTCCCCTGGAGTGTGGGAGTGCTATGCGGATTTTGGGGGACATGGGACCATCTGGAAGCTCTTCCTCCGCTTCCAGCAGAACCTCCTGGggttcctcctccccctcctcgcCATGATCTTCTTCTACTCCCGCATTGGCTCTGTGCTGGTGAGGCTGAGGCCCCCGGGCCAGAGCCGGGCCCTGAGGATGACCGTAGCTCTGGTGGTGGCTTTCTTTGTGCTGTGGTTCCCGTACAATCTCACCTTGTTTCTGCACTCGCTGCTGGACCTGCAAGTCTTTGGGGACTGCAGGGTCAGCCAGCACCTGGACTATGCGCTGCAGGTGACGGAGAGCATCGCCTTCCTGCACTGCTGCTTCACCCCCGTCCTCTACACCTTCTCCAGCCACCGCTTCCGCCAGTACCTCAAGGCTTTCCTGGCCGCTGTGCTCAGAAGGCAACAGGCCCTGCCGTCCAGCTATTCTGAGAGTAGCGGGCTCACTTCCCAGGAAGATGTAATGGGCATGAGTGACCTCGGGGAGAGGCAGGCTGAGAGCTCCCCCCGACAAGGCTCTGATCTCAAGCAGACTGCTGAGACTTGA
- the ACKR2 gene encoding atypical chemokine receptor 2 isoform X3: MNVGLQAPWQQNLHYVSTHSTWWYPAHGKCWLNDSRLFLCRELQDWVRPPAMAATAAPLPPTTKVAGSENSSSFYDYEYYLEDMIFVLCRKDEVLSFGRVFLPVFYSLIFVLGLVGNLLLLAVLLRFVPRRRMTETYLLNLAISNLLFVVTLPFWGISVAWHWVFGSFLCKVVSTLYTMNFYSGIFFISCMSLDKYLEIVCALPYHRLRTRAKSLLLAATVWAVALAVSVPDMVFVRTHENSPGVWECYADFGGHGTIWKLFLRFQQNLLGFLLPLLAMIFFYSRIGSVLVRLRPPGQSRALRMAVALVVAFFVLWFPYNLTLFLHSLLDLQVFGDCRVSQHLDYALQVTESIAFLHCCFTPVLYAFSSHRFRQYLKAFLAAVLRRQQALPSSYSESSGLTSQEDVMGMSDLGERQAESFPNKGDRGKNSA; the protein is encoded by the coding sequence AGCTCCAGGACTGGGTGCGTCCTCCTGCCATGGCCGCCACCGCCGCCCCTCTGCCGCCCACCACCAAGGTGGCTGGTTCTGAGAACAGCAGCTCCTTCTATGACTATGAGTACTACCTGGAGGACATGATCTTCGTGCTGTGTAGGAAGGACGAGGTGCTGTCATTTGGCAGGGTCTTTCTACCTGTCTTCTACAGCCTGATCTTTGTGCTGGGCCTGGTTGGAAACCTCCTCCTCCTAGCGGTCTTGCTCCGGTTCGTGCCTCGAAGACGGATGACCGAGACCTATCTGCTGAACCTGGCCATCTCCAACCTCCTGTTTGTGGTGACACTGCCCTTCTGGGGCATCTCTGTGGCGTGGCATTGGGTCTTTGGGAGCTTCTTATGCAAGGTGGTGAGCACCCTCTATACCATGAACTTCTACAGCGGCATCTTCTTCATCAGCTGCATGAGCCTGGACAAGTACCTAGAGATTGTCTGCGCTCTGCCCTACCACCGACTGAGGACCCGAGCCAAGAGCCTGCTGCTGGCAGCCACTGTGTGGGCAGTGGCCCTGGCTGTCTCCGTTCCTGACATGGTCTTTGTGAGGACACATGAAAACTCCCCTGGAGTGTGGGAGTGCTATGCGGATTTTGGGGGACATGGGACCATCTGGAAGCTCTTCCTCCGCTTCCAGCAGAACCTCCTGGggttcctcctccccctcctcgcCATGATCTTCTTCTACTCCCGCATTGGCTCTGTGCTGGTGAGGCTGAGGCCCCCGGGCCAGAGCCGGGCCCTGAGGATGGCCGTAGCTCTGGTGGTGGCCTTCTTTGTGCTGTGGTTCCCGTACAACCTCACCTTGTTTCTGCACTCGCTGCTGGACCTGCAAGTCTTTGGGGACTGCAGGGTCAGCCAGCACCTGGACTATGCGCTGCAGGTGACGGAGAGCATCGCCTTCCTGCACTGCTGCTTCACCCCCGTCCTCTACGCCTTCTCCAGCCACCGCTTCCGCCAGTACCTCAAGGCTTTCCTGGCCGCTGTGCTCAGAAGGCAACAGGCCCTGCCATCCAGCTATTCTGAGAGTAGCGGGCTCACTTCCCAGGAAGATGTAATGGGCATGAGTGACCTCGGGGAGAGGCAGGCTGAGAGCTTCCCCAACAAGGGGGACAGAGGGAAAAACTCAGCCTGA
- the ACKR2 gene encoding atypical chemokine receptor 2 isoform X4 produces the protein MLPRGRGTQTLLLSCWLPGGRPQASRSGSELQDWVRPPAMAATAAPLPPTTKVAGSENSSSFYDYEYYLEDMIFVLCRKDEVLSFGRVFLPVFYSLIFVLGLVGNLLLLAVLLRFVPRRRMTETYLLNLAISNLLFVVTLPFWGISVAWHWVFGSFLCKVVSTLYTMNFYSGIFFISCMSLDKYLEIVCALPYHRLRTRAKSLLLAATVWAVALAVSVPDMVFVRTHENSPGVWECYADFGGHGTIWKLFLRFQQNLLGFLLPLLAMIFFYSRIGSVLVRLRPPGQSRALRMAVALVVAFFVLWFPYNLTLFLHSLLDLQVFGDCRVSQHLDYALQVTESIAFLHCCFTPVLYAFSSHRFRQYLKAFLAAVLRRQQALPSSYSESSGLTSQEDVMGMSDLGERQAESFPNKGDRGKNSA, from the coding sequence AGCTCCAGGACTGGGTGCGTCCTCCTGCCATGGCCGCCACCGCCGCCCCTCTGCCGCCCACCACCAAGGTGGCTGGTTCTGAGAACAGCAGCTCCTTCTATGACTATGAGTACTACCTGGAGGACATGATCTTCGTGCTGTGTAGGAAGGACGAGGTGCTGTCATTTGGCAGGGTCTTTCTACCTGTCTTCTACAGCCTGATCTTTGTGCTGGGCCTGGTTGGAAACCTCCTCCTCCTAGCGGTCTTGCTCCGGTTCGTGCCTCGAAGACGGATGACCGAGACCTATCTGCTGAACCTGGCCATCTCCAACCTCCTGTTTGTGGTGACACTGCCCTTCTGGGGCATCTCTGTGGCGTGGCATTGGGTCTTTGGGAGCTTCTTATGCAAGGTGGTGAGCACCCTCTATACCATGAACTTCTACAGCGGCATCTTCTTCATCAGCTGCATGAGCCTGGACAAGTACCTAGAGATTGTCTGCGCTCTGCCCTACCACCGACTGAGGACCCGAGCCAAGAGCCTGCTGCTGGCAGCCACTGTGTGGGCAGTGGCCCTGGCTGTCTCCGTTCCTGACATGGTCTTTGTGAGGACACATGAAAACTCCCCTGGAGTGTGGGAGTGCTATGCGGATTTTGGGGGACATGGGACCATCTGGAAGCTCTTCCTCCGCTTCCAGCAGAACCTCCTGGggttcctcctccccctcctcgcCATGATCTTCTTCTACTCCCGCATTGGCTCTGTGCTGGTGAGGCTGAGGCCCCCGGGCCAGAGCCGGGCCCTGAGGATGGCCGTAGCTCTGGTGGTGGCCTTCTTTGTGCTGTGGTTCCCGTACAACCTCACCTTGTTTCTGCACTCGCTGCTGGACCTGCAAGTCTTTGGGGACTGCAGGGTCAGCCAGCACCTGGACTATGCGCTGCAGGTGACGGAGAGCATCGCCTTCCTGCACTGCTGCTTCACCCCCGTCCTCTACGCCTTCTCCAGCCACCGCTTCCGCCAGTACCTCAAGGCTTTCCTGGCCGCTGTGCTCAGAAGGCAACAGGCCCTGCCATCCAGCTATTCTGAGAGTAGCGGGCTCACTTCCCAGGAAGATGTAATGGGCATGAGTGACCTCGGGGAGAGGCAGGCTGAGAGCTTCCCCAACAAGGGGGACAGAGGGAAAAACTCAGCCTGA
- the ACKR2 gene encoding atypical chemokine receptor 2 isoform X5, producing the protein MLPRGRGTQTLLLSCWLPGGRPQAKLQDWVRPPAMAATAAPLPPTTKVAGSENSSSFYDYEYYLEDMIFVLCRKDEVLSFGRVFLPVFYSLIFVLGLVGNLLLLAVLLRFVPRRRMTETYLLNLAISNLLFVVTLPFWGISVAWHWVFGSFLCKVVSTLYTMNFYSGIFFISCMSLDKYLEIVCALPYHRLRTRAKSLLLAATVWAVALAVSVPDMVFVRTHENSPGVWECYADFGGHGTIWKLFLRFQQNLLGFLLPLLAMIFFYSRIGSVLVRLRPPGQSRALRMAVALVVAFFVLWFPYNLTLFLHSLLDLQVFGDCRVSQHLDYALQVTESIAFLHCCFTPVLYAFSSHRFRQYLKAFLAAVLRRQQALPSSYSESSGLTSQEDVMGMSDLGERQAESFPNKGDRGKNSA; encoded by the coding sequence AGCTCCAGGACTGGGTGCGTCCTCCTGCCATGGCCGCCACCGCCGCCCCTCTGCCGCCCACCACCAAGGTGGCTGGTTCTGAGAACAGCAGCTCCTTCTATGACTATGAGTACTACCTGGAGGACATGATCTTCGTGCTGTGTAGGAAGGACGAGGTGCTGTCATTTGGCAGGGTCTTTCTACCTGTCTTCTACAGCCTGATCTTTGTGCTGGGCCTGGTTGGAAACCTCCTCCTCCTAGCGGTCTTGCTCCGGTTCGTGCCTCGAAGACGGATGACCGAGACCTATCTGCTGAACCTGGCCATCTCCAACCTCCTGTTTGTGGTGACACTGCCCTTCTGGGGCATCTCTGTGGCGTGGCATTGGGTCTTTGGGAGCTTCTTATGCAAGGTGGTGAGCACCCTCTATACCATGAACTTCTACAGCGGCATCTTCTTCATCAGCTGCATGAGCCTGGACAAGTACCTAGAGATTGTCTGCGCTCTGCCCTACCACCGACTGAGGACCCGAGCCAAGAGCCTGCTGCTGGCAGCCACTGTGTGGGCAGTGGCCCTGGCTGTCTCCGTTCCTGACATGGTCTTTGTGAGGACACATGAAAACTCCCCTGGAGTGTGGGAGTGCTATGCGGATTTTGGGGGACATGGGACCATCTGGAAGCTCTTCCTCCGCTTCCAGCAGAACCTCCTGGggttcctcctccccctcctcgcCATGATCTTCTTCTACTCCCGCATTGGCTCTGTGCTGGTGAGGCTGAGGCCCCCGGGCCAGAGCCGGGCCCTGAGGATGGCCGTAGCTCTGGTGGTGGCCTTCTTTGTGCTGTGGTTCCCGTACAACCTCACCTTGTTTCTGCACTCGCTGCTGGACCTGCAAGTCTTTGGGGACTGCAGGGTCAGCCAGCACCTGGACTATGCGCTGCAGGTGACGGAGAGCATCGCCTTCCTGCACTGCTGCTTCACCCCCGTCCTCTACGCCTTCTCCAGCCACCGCTTCCGCCAGTACCTCAAGGCTTTCCTGGCCGCTGTGCTCAGAAGGCAACAGGCCCTGCCATCCAGCTATTCTGAGAGTAGCGGGCTCACTTCCCAGGAAGATGTAATGGGCATGAGTGACCTCGGGGAGAGGCAGGCTGAGAGCTTCCCCAACAAGGGGGACAGAGGGAAAAACTCAGCCTGA
- the ACKR2 gene encoding atypical chemokine receptor 2 isoform X6 produces the protein MLPRGRGTQTLLLSCWLPELQDWVRPPAMAATAAPLPPTTKVAGSENSSSFYDYEYYLEDMIFVLCRKDEVLSFGRVFLPVFYSLIFVLGLVGNLLLLAVLLRFVPRRRMTETYLLNLAISNLLFVVTLPFWGISVAWHWVFGSFLCKVVSTLYTMNFYSGIFFISCMSLDKYLEIVCALPYHRLRTRAKSLLLAATVWAVALAVSVPDMVFVRTHENSPGVWECYADFGGHGTIWKLFLRFQQNLLGFLLPLLAMIFFYSRIGSVLVRLRPPGQSRALRMAVALVVAFFVLWFPYNLTLFLHSLLDLQVFGDCRVSQHLDYALQVTESIAFLHCCFTPVLYAFSSHRFRQYLKAFLAAVLRRQQALPSSYSESSGLTSQEDVMGMSDLGERQAESFPNKGDRGKNSA, from the coding sequence AGCTCCAGGACTGGGTGCGTCCTCCTGCCATGGCCGCCACCGCCGCCCCTCTGCCGCCCACCACCAAGGTGGCTGGTTCTGAGAACAGCAGCTCCTTCTATGACTATGAGTACTACCTGGAGGACATGATCTTCGTGCTGTGTAGGAAGGACGAGGTGCTGTCATTTGGCAGGGTCTTTCTACCTGTCTTCTACAGCCTGATCTTTGTGCTGGGCCTGGTTGGAAACCTCCTCCTCCTAGCGGTCTTGCTCCGGTTCGTGCCTCGAAGACGGATGACCGAGACCTATCTGCTGAACCTGGCCATCTCCAACCTCCTGTTTGTGGTGACACTGCCCTTCTGGGGCATCTCTGTGGCGTGGCATTGGGTCTTTGGGAGCTTCTTATGCAAGGTGGTGAGCACCCTCTATACCATGAACTTCTACAGCGGCATCTTCTTCATCAGCTGCATGAGCCTGGACAAGTACCTAGAGATTGTCTGCGCTCTGCCCTACCACCGACTGAGGACCCGAGCCAAGAGCCTGCTGCTGGCAGCCACTGTGTGGGCAGTGGCCCTGGCTGTCTCCGTTCCTGACATGGTCTTTGTGAGGACACATGAAAACTCCCCTGGAGTGTGGGAGTGCTATGCGGATTTTGGGGGACATGGGACCATCTGGAAGCTCTTCCTCCGCTTCCAGCAGAACCTCCTGGggttcctcctccccctcctcgcCATGATCTTCTTCTACTCCCGCATTGGCTCTGTGCTGGTGAGGCTGAGGCCCCCGGGCCAGAGCCGGGCCCTGAGGATGGCCGTAGCTCTGGTGGTGGCCTTCTTTGTGCTGTGGTTCCCGTACAACCTCACCTTGTTTCTGCACTCGCTGCTGGACCTGCAAGTCTTTGGGGACTGCAGGGTCAGCCAGCACCTGGACTATGCGCTGCAGGTGACGGAGAGCATCGCCTTCCTGCACTGCTGCTTCACCCCCGTCCTCTACGCCTTCTCCAGCCACCGCTTCCGCCAGTACCTCAAGGCTTTCCTGGCCGCTGTGCTCAGAAGGCAACAGGCCCTGCCATCCAGCTATTCTGAGAGTAGCGGGCTCACTTCCCAGGAAGATGTAATGGGCATGAGTGACCTCGGGGAGAGGCAGGCTGAGAGCTTCCCCAACAAGGGGGACAGAGGGAAAAACTCAGCCTGA